The following are encoded in a window of Acidimicrobiales bacterium genomic DNA:
- the recO gene encoding DNA repair protein RecO has product MSLYRDQGVVLRTMRLGEADRIVTLVTADHGKVRAVVKGVRKTKSRFGARLEPLSHVALLCWQGRELDVVTQAEVLDHLRIVREDLNRLSRATAMLEAVDQVAQERQANPRLYEMLVGALRALAARDAPLVVPAFFWKLLALEGYQPLLDACAICGAEAPLVAFDLSEGGTLCRSCRRGAAVSPHALDLVRRILGGDLAGALEEPAGPATHEVEVLASSALEHHLERRLRALRMLERT; this is encoded by the coding sequence ATGAGCCTGTACCGGGACCAGGGGGTGGTGCTGCGCACGATGCGGCTCGGTGAGGCGGATCGCATCGTCACCCTGGTGACGGCAGATCATGGAAAGGTGCGGGCGGTCGTCAAGGGGGTGCGCAAGACCAAGAGCCGGTTCGGTGCCAGGCTCGAGCCCCTCAGCCACGTGGCCCTCCTGTGCTGGCAGGGTCGGGAGCTCGACGTCGTCACCCAGGCGGAGGTGCTCGACCACCTTCGGATCGTGCGCGAGGACCTGAACCGCCTCTCCCGGGCCACCGCCATGCTCGAGGCCGTGGACCAGGTCGCCCAGGAGCGCCAAGCCAATCCTCGCCTGTACGAGATGCTCGTCGGCGCCCTCCGGGCGCTGGCGGCGCGGGACGCACCCCTGGTGGTGCCGGCCTTCTTCTGGAAGTTGCTGGCCCTGGAGGGCTATCAGCCCCTCCTCGACGCCTGCGCCATCTGCGGGGCCGAAGCGCCGCTCGTCGCCTTCGACCTCTCCGAGGGTGGGACGCTGTGCCGGTCCTGTCGGCGCGGCGCCGCCGTGAGCCCCCACGCGCTGGACCTTGTCCGTCGGATCCTGGGCGGTGACCTGGCCGGCGCCCTCGAGGAGCCGGCCGGACCCGCCACGCACGAGGTCGAGGTGCTGGCGTCCAGCGCCCTCGAGCACCATCTCGAGCGTCGTCTGCGCGCCCTGCGCATGCTCGAACGCACCTGA
- the uppS gene encoding polyprenyl diphosphate synthase, whose translation MDLDGINSRRLPVHIGCVMDGNGRWAQKRGLPRTEGHSAGEEALFDAVEGMLELGIGWFTVYAFSTENWRRPPDEVRYLMNFNQGLLVRRRDELNGKGVRIRFAGRRDWRVPRRLLRRIEESEALTRHNRRLTLTMAFNYGGRAEIVDAVRDLVASGVSPSRVDERAIRAHLYYPDAPDPDLVIRTSGEFRISNFLLWQLAYSELVFSDVLWPDFRRQHLFEAVREFQRRDRRYGGVEA comes from the coding sequence GTGGACCTCGACGGCATCAACAGCAGGCGCCTTCCGGTCCACATCGGCTGCGTGATGGACGGCAACGGCAGGTGGGCCCAGAAGCGGGGCCTGCCCCGGACCGAGGGCCACAGCGCCGGCGAGGAGGCCCTCTTCGACGCCGTCGAGGGGATGCTGGAGCTCGGGATCGGGTGGTTCACGGTGTACGCCTTCTCCACCGAGAACTGGCGGCGGCCCCCGGACGAGGTCCGGTACCTGATGAACTTCAACCAGGGTCTCCTCGTCCGCCGGCGGGACGAGCTCAACGGCAAGGGGGTGCGCATCCGCTTCGCCGGGCGCCGCGACTGGCGCGTGCCCCGCCGCCTCCTCCGCCGAATCGAGGAGTCCGAAGCCCTGACCCGGCACAACCGGCGCCTCACGCTCACCATGGCCTTCAACTACGGCGGCCGGGCCGAGATCGTCGACGCCGTGCGGGACCTGGTGGCCTCGGGCGTCTCGCCCTCCCGGGTCGACGAACGGGCCATCCGGGCCCACCTCTACTACCCTGACGCGCCCGATCCCGACCTGGTCATCCGCACTTCGGGAGAGTTCAGGATCTCCAACTTCCTCTTGTGGCAGCTGGCCTACAGCGAGCTCGTGTTCAGCGACGTGCTGTGGCCCGACTTCCGCCGCCAGCATCTGTTCGAGGCGGTGCGGGAGTTCCAGCGGCGCGACCGACGGTACGGCGGGGTCGAGGCGTGA
- a CDS encoding LLM class F420-dependent oxidoreductase, whose translation MRVRIFTEPQQGATYDQLLAVARTAEQCGFDAFFRSDHYLHIPGVTGGTGEPGPTDAWITLAGLARETSRIRLGTLLSPVTFRLPGPLAISVAQVDIMSGGRVELGLGAGWYDGEHRAYGIPFPPLGERFELLEEQLAVVSGLWSTPPGERFTLRGRHYALEDSPALPKPVQRPHPPIVLGGAGATRTPRLAAGYANEYNLPFHSPEDCQRQYERVRAACEQLGRDPAGLVRSAAVTVCCGSDDDEVVRRATAVGRDVGELRRNGATGTPTEVAERLNAYREVGAEAVYLQILDVTDLDHLQLIAEEVVPQLGG comes from the coding sequence GTGCGAGTCCGGATTTTCACCGAGCCCCAGCAAGGGGCTACTTACGACCAGCTGCTGGCGGTCGCCCGAACCGCGGAGCAGTGCGGCTTCGACGCCTTCTTCCGTTCGGACCACTACCTGCACATCCCCGGGGTGACCGGGGGCACGGGCGAGCCCGGCCCGACGGACGCCTGGATCACGCTGGCCGGGCTGGCCCGGGAGACGAGCCGGATCCGGCTGGGCACCCTCCTGTCTCCGGTGACGTTCCGTCTTCCGGGGCCCCTGGCCATCTCGGTCGCCCAGGTGGACATCATGAGCGGCGGGCGGGTGGAGCTCGGTCTCGGTGCCGGCTGGTACGACGGCGAGCACCGGGCCTACGGCATCCCGTTCCCGCCCCTTGGTGAGCGCTTCGAGCTGCTCGAGGAGCAGCTGGCGGTGGTGTCAGGGCTGTGGAGCACACCGCCGGGCGAACGGTTCACCCTCCGCGGCCGTCACTACGCCCTCGAGGACAGCCCGGCCCTCCCCAAGCCCGTCCAGCGGCCTCACCCGCCAATCGTGCTGGGTGGGGCCGGCGCCACCAGGACGCCCCGGCTGGCCGCCGGGTACGCCAACGAGTACAACCTGCCGTTTCACTCGCCCGAGGACTGCCAGCGTCAGTACGAGCGGGTACGGGCGGCGTGCGAGCAGCTGGGGCGGGATCCGGCGGGGCTCGTGCGGTCAGCAGCCGTGACGGTGTGCTGCGGGTCGGACGACGACGAGGTGGTCCGACGAGCCACGGCCGTGGGCCGCGATGTCGGTGAGCTGCGGCGCAACGGCGCCACCGGCACCCCGACCGAGGTGGCCGAACGGCTCAACGCCTATCGGGAGGTGGGCGCGGAGGCCGTCTACCTCCAGATCCTGGACGTAACCGATCTCGACCACCTTCAGCTGATCGCCGAAGAGGTCGTGCCCCAGCTCGGGGGGTAG
- a CDS encoding ATP-dependent DNA helicase, which translates to MPRSDVSSALDRVVGALPQGGEAREGQRAMAQAVARAIQDRRHLVVEAGTGTGKSLAYLVPAILSGKKVIVATATKALQDQLASKDLPFLARHLGHPFRFAVLKGRSNYLCRQRAAEVAGGAEQLGLEEAADWSEGGRGASSGETAGVAAQVRRLVSWAARSPSGDRAELDFEPRPQAWAMVSVGHRECPGAHRCPSGETCFTEAARERAAEADVIVVNTHLYGSHLASGGAVLPEHDVVIFDEAHEVEDVVIASFGTEVAAGRFRALSRLLRAVLLRDSSTIPDEIAGAGDTLETALERHTGRRVAADMDPALAGALEVAAGRLARATSALRRDTAPASDESAQATAVRTRALLAAGHLADDVATASNVGPAQVAWVEGPTEAPVLKVAPLDVGPVLAEALWARATVVLTSATIPPGIGRRLGVSDGASDDLDTGSPFPYSSNAMLYCAAHLPDRRLEGAEAVLHDELEALIEAARGRTLALFTSWRAMEGAAKALRERIPFRLLTQSELPKPALIEAFSSEESSCLFATLGFWQGVDVPGPALSLVVIDRIPFPRPDEPFLQARRERFGQAAFREVDLPRAATLLAQGAGRLIRSASDRGVVAVLDSRLAKASYRWELVEALPPMTRTRHLHDVAAFLTDPKAPQCGMGSAAPATR; encoded by the coding sequence GTGCCCAGATCGGACGTCTCGAGCGCGCTGGACCGGGTTGTGGGGGCGCTTCCCCAAGGCGGCGAGGCTCGTGAAGGTCAGCGGGCAATGGCCCAGGCGGTGGCACGCGCGATTCAGGATCGTCGTCATCTCGTCGTAGAGGCCGGAACTGGGACGGGGAAGTCGCTGGCCTACCTGGTCCCTGCCATCCTCTCGGGGAAGAAGGTGATCGTCGCCACCGCTACCAAGGCGCTGCAGGACCAGCTGGCCAGCAAGGATCTTCCATTTCTCGCCCGCCACCTGGGCCACCCATTTCGGTTCGCTGTCCTCAAGGGCAGGTCCAACTACCTGTGCCGCCAGCGAGCCGCCGAGGTCGCCGGAGGCGCCGAGCAGCTGGGCCTGGAGGAGGCGGCCGACTGGAGCGAAGGGGGCAGAGGGGCAAGCTCCGGCGAGACTGCGGGCGTCGCCGCGCAGGTGCGCCGCCTGGTGAGCTGGGCTGCTCGATCACCCAGCGGAGACCGCGCCGAGCTGGACTTCGAGCCGAGGCCCCAGGCGTGGGCGATGGTGAGTGTCGGTCACAGAGAGTGTCCGGGAGCACACCGCTGTCCATCCGGTGAGACCTGCTTCACCGAAGCAGCTAGAGAGCGCGCCGCGGAGGCCGACGTCATTGTGGTCAATACCCATCTCTACGGGTCGCATCTGGCCAGTGGGGGTGCCGTACTTCCCGAGCACGACGTGGTGATATTCGACGAGGCTCACGAGGTCGAGGACGTCGTTATCGCCAGCTTCGGCACCGAGGTGGCGGCCGGGCGCTTCCGCGCCCTCTCTCGACTGTTGCGCGCCGTGCTGCTCCGGGACAGTTCGACAATCCCCGACGAGATAGCCGGTGCCGGCGACACGCTGGAGACCGCCTTGGAACGCCACACCGGCCGGCGCGTGGCGGCGGACATGGATCCCGCATTGGCGGGTGCACTAGAGGTGGCGGCCGGGCGCCTCGCCCGCGCCACTTCAGCGCTCAGGCGTGACACCGCTCCCGCTAGCGACGAATCGGCCCAAGCAACTGCAGTGAGGACGAGGGCGCTGTTAGCCGCTGGCCATCTGGCTGACGATGTCGCTACCGCCTCCAATGTCGGTCCGGCCCAGGTCGCCTGGGTCGAGGGACCCACGGAAGCGCCGGTCCTGAAGGTCGCGCCGCTCGATGTCGGCCCCGTGCTGGCCGAGGCCCTCTGGGCTCGCGCCACGGTCGTGCTCACCAGCGCAACCATCCCGCCGGGGATCGGGCGGCGGCTCGGCGTATCCGATGGGGCGAGCGACGACCTGGACACCGGCAGCCCGTTCCCCTACTCCAGCAACGCCATGCTGTACTGCGCCGCCCACCTGCCGGACCGTCGCCTCGAGGGCGCCGAGGCCGTCCTGCACGACGAGCTGGAGGCCCTGATCGAGGCTGCCCGAGGCCGCACCTTGGCGCTGTTCACCAGCTGGCGCGCCATGGAGGGGGCCGCGAAGGCGCTGCGCGAACGAATCCCATTTCGCCTCCTGACCCAATCGGAGCTCCCGAAGCCGGCGCTTATCGAGGCCTTCTCCAGCGAGGAGTCGTCCTGCCTGTTCGCCACCTTAGGCTTCTGGCAGGGCGTTGACGTCCCCGGTCCGGCTCTCTCCCTCGTGGTCATCGATCGCATTCCGTTTCCGAGGCCCGATGAGCCCTTTCTCCAGGCCCGCCGAGAGCGGTTCGGCCAGGCAGCCTTTCGAGAGGTGGACCTTCCCCGAGCCGCCACCCTCCTCGCTCAGGGGGCTGGACGGCTGATCCGTTCCGCCAGCGACCGCGGTGTCGTCGCCGTGCTCGACTCGCGTTTAGCCAAGGCCAGCTACCGCTGGGAGCTCGTCGAGGCGCTCCCGCCGATGACCCGGACGCGCCACCTCCACGATGTGGCGGCATTCTTGACAGATCCGAAGGCGCCTCAGTGCGGGATGGGCTCAGCCGCGCCGGCGACGCGCTAG
- a CDS encoding methyltransferase domain-containing protein produces MDVGGWAKPFTRADWVLDQMPYETRGLYGRDGVEEERFSSETWVRRDICDHTPWPFPDKKFDYAVCSHTLEDVRDPIWVCHELVRVAKAGYIEVPSRLEEQSYGVQGPWVGWGHHHWLVDIVPGQVRFAFKHHVLHNRPSDHFPPGFHERLSQDDRVQCMWWEDGFEFREQILVGPEEVDSYLADFVTENLRARPLPAPSRPRHLQRLGALARRRRG; encoded by the coding sequence TTGGACGTCGGCGGTTGGGCTAAGCCGTTCACCAGGGCCGACTGGGTGCTCGACCAGATGCCGTATGAGACCCGTGGCCTTTACGGGCGGGACGGCGTCGAGGAGGAGCGATTTAGCAGCGAGACGTGGGTCCGCCGTGACATATGCGACCACACCCCATGGCCGTTCCCCGACAAGAAATTCGACTACGCCGTCTGTTCCCACACCCTCGAGGACGTGAGAGACCCGATCTGGGTCTGTCACGAGCTGGTACGTGTCGCCAAGGCTGGTTATATCGAGGTGCCCTCTCGACTGGAGGAGCAGAGCTATGGGGTGCAGGGTCCTTGGGTGGGATGGGGGCATCACCATTGGCTCGTCGACATCGTGCCCGGACAGGTTCGTTTCGCCTTCAAGCATCACGTGCTCCATAACCGGCCCAGCGACCACTTTCCTCCGGGCTTCCACGAGCGGCTCTCACAGGACGATCGGGTCCAGTGCATGTGGTGGGAAGACGGCTTCGAGTTCAGGGAGCAGATTCTTGTGGGACCGGAGGAGGTCGACAGCTATCTCGCCGACTTCGTGACCGAGAATCTCCGGGCTCGCCCGCTCCCGGCCCCGTCTCGACCCCGCCACCTCCAGCGGCTTGGGGCCCTAGCGCGTCGCCGGCGCGGCTGA
- the era gene encoding GTPase Era: MRTGFAGLVGRPNVGKSTLVNRILGTKVSITSDKPQTTRLRIRGVLNRPGAQMVLVDTPGIHKPRTALSERLNDLAADSINGVDVVVLVLDATAPLGRGDRFVAAQVPPDSVVVVNKIDVASPAQVLAQLQAAAGLELAEYHPVSAVTGEGVEALVSTLLARMPEGPAYYPSDVAADIPEAVWVAELVREQLLAHAREELPHSIACRVTEWEWPRIRCEILVERESQKGIVIGRGGAVLKAVGEAVRAQLEPGAFLELFVKVDKDWQRRPRALERLGY; the protein is encoded by the coding sequence GTGCGAACAGGGTTCGCCGGCCTGGTGGGAAGGCCCAACGTCGGAAAGTCCACCCTCGTCAACCGCATTCTCGGAACCAAGGTGTCCATCACGTCGGACAAGCCCCAGACAACGCGGCTGCGAATTCGTGGCGTGCTCAACCGACCCGGGGCTCAGATGGTCCTTGTCGACACCCCGGGCATCCACAAGCCCCGGACCGCGCTGAGCGAGCGCCTCAACGACCTCGCTGCCGACTCGATCAACGGCGTTGACGTCGTCGTGCTGGTGCTCGACGCCACTGCCCCCCTGGGACGGGGGGACCGCTTCGTGGCCGCGCAGGTGCCGCCTGACTCCGTCGTCGTGGTGAACAAGATCGATGTCGCATCGCCCGCCCAGGTACTGGCCCAGCTGCAGGCGGCCGCCGGCCTCGAGCTGGCCGAGTACCACCCCGTGTCGGCGGTCACCGGCGAGGGAGTCGAGGCCCTCGTCTCCACCCTCCTGGCGCGGATGCCGGAGGGACCGGCCTACTACCCGTCGGACGTCGCCGCCGATATCCCCGAGGCCGTGTGGGTCGCCGAGCTGGTCCGCGAGCAGCTACTGGCTCATGCGCGCGAGGAGCTGCCCCACTCCATCGCCTGCCGAGTCACCGAATGGGAGTGGCCGCGCATCCGCTGTGAGATCCTCGTCGAGCGTGAGTCCCAGAAAGGGATCGTGATCGGCCGGGGCGGCGCCGTCCTCAAGGCGGTCGGCGAGGCCGTGCGGGCGCAGCTGGAGCCCGGGGCCTTTCTGGAGCTGTTCGTCAAGGTCGACAAGGACTGGCAGCGCCGCCCACGTGCCCTGGAGCGGCTGGGGTACTAA
- a CDS encoding hemolysin family protein yields the protein MLLATTGWETTDSVLVVAIVVLLLFAAVLALAETSLVRTSRVKALSLEEEGRRGARRLARLVENPERFLNPVLLLVLVCQLVAATLVGVVSEHLFGALGVALATVFEVTVIFVLAEAVPKNWAVRHPERAALFAAPIVAALIRFPPVRLLSGILIGLANLILPGGKGRPDAYVSERELLAMADVAEEADVIETEERALIHSIIEFGDTVVREVMVPRPDIVAAEASQPVSDVIELAMQRGYSRIPVYEDNIDNIIGIVYAKDLMRADLDDRDETPVRNLVREAHFVPETKRIAELMREMQDQKFHMAIVIDEYGGTAGLVTLEDLIEELVGEIVDEYDVEEPAIEPLANGEYRVNARMPVDEVNEFLHAELPDGDWDTVGGLVFSLLGHVPTEGESVEANGVRLAAEKIQGRRIGRVRIAKLPGEPAETADKPPE from the coding sequence GTGCTCCTTGCCACGACCGGGTGGGAGACGACCGATTCCGTGCTTGTCGTGGCCATCGTGGTCCTGCTCCTCTTCGCCGCCGTGCTTGCCCTGGCCGAGACGAGCCTGGTCCGCACCAGCCGCGTGAAGGCGCTGAGCCTCGAGGAGGAGGGACGCCGAGGCGCTCGCCGGCTCGCCCGCCTCGTCGAGAACCCCGAGCGCTTCCTCAACCCGGTCCTGCTGCTCGTGCTCGTGTGCCAGCTTGTTGCCGCCACGCTGGTCGGCGTGGTGTCAGAGCACCTGTTCGGCGCCCTGGGCGTGGCCCTGGCCACCGTGTTCGAGGTGACCGTGATCTTCGTTCTGGCCGAGGCCGTGCCCAAGAACTGGGCCGTGCGGCACCCGGAACGGGCGGCCCTCTTCGCGGCGCCGATCGTGGCGGCCCTGATCCGGTTCCCACCGGTTCGCCTCCTGTCGGGCATCCTCATCGGCCTGGCCAACCTGATCCTGCCCGGCGGCAAGGGCCGTCCTGACGCCTACGTCTCCGAGCGCGAGCTCCTGGCCATGGCCGACGTGGCCGAGGAGGCGGACGTGATCGAGACCGAGGAGCGGGCGCTGATCCACTCCATCATCGAGTTCGGCGACACCGTGGTGCGGGAGGTCATGGTCCCCAGGCCCGACATCGTGGCCGCCGAGGCGAGCCAGCCGGTGTCGGACGTCATCGAGCTGGCCATGCAGCGCGGCTACAGCCGCATCCCCGTCTACGAGGACAACATCGACAACATCATCGGCATCGTCTATGCCAAGGACCTGATGCGGGCGGACCTCGACGACCGGGACGAGACCCCGGTGCGCAACCTGGTTAGAGAGGCCCACTTCGTGCCTGAGACCAAGCGGATTGCCGAGCTCATGCGGGAGATGCAAGACCAGAAGTTCCACATGGCCATCGTCATCGACGAGTACGGAGGAACGGCCGGGCTCGTCACCCTCGAGGACCTCATCGAGGAGCTCGTCGGTGAGATCGTCGACGAGTACGATGTCGAGGAGCCGGCCATCGAGCCGCTGGCCAACGGCGAGTACCGGGTCAACGCCCGGATGCCCGTCGACGAGGTGAACGAGTTCCTCCACGCCGAGCTGCCAGACGGCGACTGGGACACCGTGGGCGGACTGGTGTTCAGCCTCCTCGGCCACGTGCCGACCGAGGGCGAGAGCGTCGAGGCCAACGGTGTTCGCCTGGCAGCCGAGAAGATCCAGGGTCGCCGCATCGGTCGGGTCCGCATCGCCAAGCTGCCCGGTGAACCCGCCGAGACGGCTGACAAGCCCCCGGAGTAG
- the ybeY gene encoding rRNA maturation RNase YbeY produces the protein MAIEVFVADEQSTRPVEPSRWMGLAEAVLSAEGVTGDTELSVLFVEEEDMAQLNERFLGEEGSTDVLAFAIDEEPLESGRSPDSGGTGPGWVPPEPTDVPNLLGDVVICPAVAWRNAPDHAGTYEDELALLIVHGILHLLGMDHVDEEEATAMERRERELLDRYHRRGPSGASSSPTEV, from the coding sequence GTGGCCATCGAGGTCTTCGTCGCAGACGAGCAATCGACCCGTCCGGTCGAGCCTTCTCGGTGGATGGGCCTGGCCGAGGCGGTCCTGTCCGCTGAGGGCGTGACCGGTGACACCGAGCTGTCGGTCCTCTTCGTCGAGGAGGAGGACATGGCCCAGCTCAATGAGCGCTTCCTGGGCGAAGAGGGGTCGACCGATGTGCTGGCCTTCGCCATCGACGAAGAGCCGCTTGAGAGCGGTCGGTCGCCCGACTCGGGTGGCACTGGTCCCGGCTGGGTCCCACCCGAGCCCACCGACGTGCCGAACCTCCTCGGCGACGTGGTGATCTGTCCCGCCGTGGCCTGGCGCAATGCCCCCGATCACGCTGGGACCTATGAGGACGAGCTCGCCCTCCTGATCGTCCACGGCATCCTCCATCTCTTGGGGATGGATCACGTCGACGAGGAGGAGGCGACGGCGATGGAGCGGCGGGAGCGCGAGCTGCTCGACCGCTACCACCGGCGAGGACCGTCCGGAGCCTCGTCGTCGCCGACGGAGGTCTGA
- a CDS encoding PhoH family protein, translated as MSSTQVKILVPGNHLMVGLLGQRDELLRLVEEAFGGARILVRGNEITVEGEDAERVGRLFEELVLLLEKGHGLDAVNVGRTIDMVKANERPSEVLSAEVLRSARGRTVRPKTAGQKRYTDAIRDNVITFCVGPAGTGKSYLAVALAVQALQAKQVNRIILTRPAVEAGERLGFLPGDLMAKVDPYLRPLYDALYDMLEPEAMQRLMDRGTIEVAPLAFMRGRTLNSSFIILDEAQNTTPEQMKMFLTRIGFGSKAVVTGDVTQVDLAGGRSGMVGLDRILGGIDDLEFVWLTQRDVVRHRIVADIVSAYERVGGTSHGGRGPATGHTAGTSRTALPDGGSPRGLATEAEPEWAPGPASAGPR; from the coding sequence GTGTCCTCGACCCAAGTCAAGATCCTCGTTCCGGGCAACCATCTCATGGTCGGCCTCCTGGGGCAGCGCGACGAGTTGCTGCGCTTGGTGGAGGAGGCCTTCGGGGGAGCCCGAATCCTGGTTCGGGGGAACGAGATCACCGTGGAAGGCGAGGACGCCGAGCGGGTGGGCCGCCTCTTCGAGGAGCTGGTGCTCCTGCTGGAGAAGGGCCACGGCCTCGACGCCGTCAACGTGGGCCGGACCATCGACATGGTAAAGGCCAACGAGCGGCCCTCGGAGGTGCTGAGCGCCGAGGTGCTGCGGTCCGCGAGAGGGCGGACCGTCCGGCCCAAGACTGCCGGGCAGAAGCGCTACACCGACGCGATCCGCGACAACGTGATCACCTTCTGCGTCGGTCCGGCCGGCACCGGGAAGTCGTACCTGGCCGTCGCCCTCGCCGTTCAGGCCCTCCAGGCGAAACAGGTGAACCGGATCATCCTCACGCGCCCCGCCGTCGAGGCTGGGGAGAGGCTCGGTTTCCTGCCCGGCGACCTCATGGCCAAGGTGGACCCATATCTCCGACCGCTGTACGACGCCCTCTATGACATGCTCGAGCCTGAGGCGATGCAGCGTCTCATGGACCGAGGCACCATCGAGGTAGCTCCCTTGGCCTTCATGCGGGGGAGGACGCTCAACTCCAGCTTCATCATCCTCGACGAGGCGCAGAACACCACTCCTGAGCAGATGAAGATGTTCCTCACCCGGATCGGCTTCGGCTCGAAGGCGGTGGTGACCGGCGACGTGACCCAGGTCGACCTGGCGGGGGGACGCTCGGGGATGGTCGGGCTCGACCGGATCCTCGGCGGCATCGACGACCTGGAGTTCGTGTGGCTCACCCAGCGCGACGTCGTGCGGCATCGCATCGTGGCTGACATCGTCTCGGCCTACGAGCGGGTGGGCGGCACCAGTCACGGCGGCCGTGGGCCGGCGACCGGACATACCGCGGGAACGTCCCGGACGGCGCTCCCCGACGGCGGGTCGCCCCGCGGGCTGGCGACCGAGGCCGAGCCCGAGTGGGCACCTGGCCCGGCTTCGGCCGGGCCGCGTTGA